Proteins encoded within one genomic window of Ursus arctos isolate Adak ecotype North America unplaced genomic scaffold, UrsArc2.0 scaffold_9, whole genome shotgun sequence:
- the RCHY1 gene encoding RING finger and CHY zinc finger domain-containing protein 1 isoform X2, which produces MNLQGKHKCIENVSRQNCPICLEDIHTSRVVAHVLPCGHLLHRTCYEEMLKEGYRCPLCMHSALDMTRYWRQLDDEVAQTPMPSEYQNMTVDILCNDCNGRSTVQFHILGMKCNICESYNTAQAGGCRISLDQQ; this is translated from the exons ATGAATCTCCAAGGAAAGCACAAG TGTATTGAAAATGTTTCCAGGCAGAATTGTCCAATATGTTTGGAG gACATTCACACATCCCGTGTTGTTGCTCATGTCTTGCCATGTGGACATCTTTTACATAG aacGTGTTATGAAGAAATGTTGAAAGA AGGCTACAGATGCCCACTGTGCATGCACTCTGCTTTAGACATGACGCGGTACTGGAGACAGCTGGATGATGAGGTAGCACAGACTCCTATGCCGTCAGAATATCAGAACATGACTGTGGAT ATTCTCTGCAATGATTGCAATGGGAGATCTACAGTCCAGTTCCATATTTTAGGCATGAAATGTAATATTTGTGAATCCTACAATACTGCTCAAGCTGGAGGTTGTAGAATTTCACTAGATCAGCAATGA